Part of the Clostridiaceae bacterium genome is shown below.
GTATTCAAAGAAAATAAAATTGAAGCAGTTATTCACTTTGCGGGTTTAAAGGCGGTGGGTGAATCGGTATCTGTTCCATTGAAGTATTATAAGAACAATATTACAGGCACAGTGGTGCTTTGTGAAGTTATGCAGAAGTATGGAGTAAAAAACCTGGTATTCAGTTCATCGGCAACTGTATACGGTGATCCGCATAAATTGCCTATTACTGAGGATTTCCCATTATCTGCCACCAACCCCTATGGACGGTCCAAGCTTATGATTGAAGAAATATTACGGGATTTATATGTTTCAGATAATGAGTGGAATATTGCAATTCTCAGGTATTTTAATCCTGTTGGAGCTCATTCCAGTGGCAGAATAGGAGAAGATCCCAATGATATTCCAAACAACCTGATGCCATACATATCCCAGGTTGCAGTTGGGAAACTGAAAGAATTAAGAATATTTGGAAATAATTATCCAACTAAAGACGGAACTGGCGTTAGAGACTATATACATGTGGTAGATCTGGCTAAAGGTCATCTGAAGGCCCTTGAAAAACTAAAAACAAAACCTGGGGTTGTTACTTATAATTTAGGAACAGGAACAGGATATAGTGTTCTTGAAATGGTTAAAGCTTTTTCAGAAGCCTGCGGCAAACAAATACCATATAGATTTGTGGACAGAAGACCGGGAGATATTGCAGCCTGCTATGCAGACCCATCCAAAGCAGAAAAGGAACTGGATTGGAAGGCTCAAAGAGATATTTATCAGATGTGTGAAGATGCATGGAGATGGCAGTCAAACAATCCTAATGGCTATGATGGATAGAGCCTAGTTTTGACTACAGACTTGACCAATGATTTGACTTTTGACCTGACGAATGAGGAGAAAAACAATGAATAAACCAGTACTAGTTATTATGGCTGCAGGTATGGGGAGCCGGTATGGAGGGCTTAAGCAAATTGACCCTGTGGGTCCCAGTGAAGAGCTTATAATAGATTATTCCATTTACGATGCATATAAGGCTGGTTTTGAAAAGGTAGCCTTTGTTATTAATAAAAATATTGAAAAAGCATTCCGGGAGACTATAGGTAAAAG
Proteins encoded:
- the galE gene encoding UDP-glucose 4-epimerase GalE — protein: MSILVTGGAGYIGSHTCVELLESGEHVVVADNLSNSKEESLRRVMEITGKSLIFKKIDLLDQDSLEEVFKENKIEAVIHFAGLKAVGESVSVPLKYYKNNITGTVVLCEVMQKYGVKNLVFSSSATVYGDPHKLPITEDFPLSATNPYGRSKLMIEEILRDLYVSDNEWNIAILRYFNPVGAHSSGRIGEDPNDIPNNLMPYISQVAVGKLKELRIFGNNYPTKDGTGVRDYIHVVDLAKGHLKALEKLKTKPGVVTYNLGTGTGYSVLEMVKAFSEACGKQIPYRFVDRRPGDIAACYADPSKAEKELDWKAQRDIYQMCEDAWRWQSNNPNGYDG